GCTCCGGGAACCACGATCATCGACCCGTAGCTTTGCTCAATCGTGTAGGTGAGTGCGACCGCGTTGCGATCGCGATCCAGCACCGACACATGGGTGGTGTCGAGGCTTTCACCGGTCCATTCCTTGCGAGCCGGATCGGAGATGGCGGCGACCTCGTCACGGATCGTGGAGCGCAACGTTGCGGCGTACGCCTTGGAAAGCAGCCGATCGAGAGGCATGCCAGGATTGGATTCAGGGTCCCCCAGGTGCTGGGCGCGCTCGGCAAAGGCGCGTCGCAAGGCCTCCGCGGTCCAGTGAAGGGTTTGGGCGGATCCGCGCCCCGCGCCCTTGAGGTTGTAACCTTCAAGAATGTTGAGAGCCAGGGCGAGGGTGACGCCGGCGGAACTGGGCGGTGGCATCGAGTAGATCTCGAAGTCTCGATACTCGATGCGGATGGGATCTCGTCGAATGGCCCTGTAGTGGGCCAGGTCTTGATGTGTGATCAGCCCTCCGTGACGGCGCATTTCACTCACAATGAGATCGGCGGTCTTGCCCTGGTAAAATCCAGGCGGGCCCTGGCGGGCAATGCGGTCCAACGTGCGGGCGAGATCTGGCTGCTTGAGTGTTTCGCCCGGTTGAAAGGGCTGTCCTCGCCGGGAGAATTGGGCGACGGAGGCGGGATAGGGAGCCATGTTGGTGAGCACGCTGCGCAGAGAGCCGGCGAGCCAGGGGGAAACGGTGAAGCCTTCCCGGGCGAGGCGTGCCGCGGGGATGAGCAGATGTTTCCAGGGCAATCGGCCGTGATCTTCCCAAGCAAGATGGAGCCCGGACACCGTGCCGGGAACTCCTGCGGAGGCGTGGCCCCTGTGATGGATCTTTTCGTCGTAGCGTCCGTTGACGAGGAACATGCCCTCGTGGCTGGAGGCGGGGGCCATTTCGCGGAAGTCGTAGGCCACAGGAGATCCTGAGGCAGGGCGGTAAAGAAGGAATCCACCGCCTCCAATATTGCCGGCCGCAGGATGAGTTACCGCCAGGGCAAAAGCAGTGGCGACCGCCGCGTCGATGGCGTTGCCACCTGACTTGAGGATTTCGGCTCCGACCTGCGAGGCGATGCGATCCTGTGAGACCACCGCGCCATGTAAGAATGGTTGAGGCTTCGAGGACGCCTGGAGGTGGATGGCAACGACGAAACACCCCAGTCCAAGCAAGGTTCGAGTGGATGTCATGGTGAACGGCAATGCCCAATGGATCGAATCAACCTCGAGATTTCCAGAGGTAGGCGACAGAAGCGTTGCCGGCAAAAACCTTGGCGAGCGCCGCTGTTCCCTTGCCTTGAAACCAGGTGTGGATGACGGACTGAACCGTGCTGCAAGGGGCAAAGCGTTCACTCACGGGCCAGTTGCTTCCGTAAATCAGCCGATCCGATCCGAAGGAGTTCCACACATGGCTGAGGACGCGATCATAGAACTGGGCGTCGGACGGCGCCTGGCCGTTGGAACGTCCTGTGCCTTCCACGAGGCCCGAGGCTTTGCAAAACACATTCTCGTGCTCGGAAGCGCGGGAGATCCCATCCACCCACCCGGCGGGCGGTGGCTCGCTCGTGATGGGAACATTCGACACATGATCGACGATGATGCGTAGCCGGGGATGCCGGGACGCGAGTTGAGCTACAAACGGGAGGTCTCCAGGGCCGATGAGAAGGTCGAGTGAAAGATTGCGCGAGGCGAGCTGCCTGAAGTGGGCGGCGGAGGAGGGGTCCGATAGCGATTTCTTGAGGCGGTCCGTGCCGATGCGAATGCCGCGAAACAGAGGATTACGGGAGAATCGCTTGAGATGGGCTGGGAAGGTGGGGTCTCCGACCGGAAGGTTCCCCACGAGTCCGACGATGAAGGGATCCTCGGCGGCGAGGTCGAGGATCCATTGATTGTCCTCGATCCACGGACTGGCTTCGACCACCACGGTGCCGGCGACAGGCTGGGGCAGGGGGAGGGCCTTGTAATGTCGGGGGAGTACGGTGCGATAAAGGAACGGATCGAGTTTGGACGGCCAGGGAACACCCTCTGAACGGCTCGGATCGTAGAAGTGGGTATGCGTATCGATGATGACCAAAGGATCCGAGGGGTGGATGACTCGCGAGGCGGGTGTAGGCTTGGTCCGGCATCCGGCCGCGAGAGCGGTCAAGGCGGCGGTCTGCAGGAATTTCCGGCGAGATTGTGGGGAGGTGTGGATCATGAATCGTAGGAGGCAGCGTAGTGGACGAGTGGGGAAATGGAAAGGACAAGGCGGCGATTCCGCGGCTCCGCCGTGTATCCCGATGTTGTTGGTAGGGCGGGCCTGTCCCAGCCCGCCGCCCACGGGATGCAAAACATCATGCTCCGGCGGCGCGCCGGGACGGACGCGCCCTCCCTGCATCACCGGCAACATCGGGATGCACGGGCGGCTCCGTGGGGGTGCATCCGCGGGTTGTCGATGATCCGCGCTGGCGACACCGCCGCGCTCCGGTGCAAAATGAGAACGCCTGGCGCGTTCGAGGAGGTTGGTTTGGTGTGAGGGAGGAACGATCTTGTTTCTGGCCTGCCCTGTGGTTGGAGAAGTTAGGCGCGGGCGGAATTTGCGCGACGGGGAAGCGTCGTGAACGGCGCGGTTCGGAGGGTTGGGCGAGGTTCTATCCCTCGTCCCGACCCCGATCGGACTTGAGGACACACCGATGACTCCGCTCGGATCAGCTCGTTGCCTCGGTTGCATGGCCCAACGAGGGCAAGGGTCTGGTTCGAATGCCAAGACAGTCCCTGGCAAAGCCAAGTTCTGCGGAGCTTCCGCAGCGCGACGGGTGCATCGTTCGACACGCCGTGAACGAGGGTTTCCGAGGCGCATGCTCAGGCATCCAGTCCCAAGTGGGAACCCTTCACGGCAACGCCTTAAGGAAAGGAATTCTATGTCTCGATACATCGCTCTGCTCAAGTTCACCGCGCAAGGGGCCAAGAACATGAAGAAATCGACTTCCCGCGCTCATGCCTTCGACAAGCTTGCCGCCCGGTCTGGCGTGAAAGTCGAGGGACAATACTGGACGATGGGACGCTACGACGGCGTTCTGATCCTGAAGGCCGATCACGAGCAGAAGATTCTGCGACTCCTGGCCGGGCTTGCCGAGTTGGGCTACGTGCGGACGGAAACGATGCGCGCCTTCATCGACAAGGAGTTTGAAAGCCTGGTCGTTTGACCGAAGCCTTCAGTCGATTTCATGGCGGGGAGGCAGACCGCCAGGGGACACCGAAGGTTCAGAAGCGGAGGCCTGGCTTCCCAAAGTCTTTGCGGTAACGCTCGAGCAACATTTCCGGATCGTTGGGCAGCAAGTAAAGCCGTCCCTTGAGACGGCGACGTTCTCCAGGGCCGAGGCCGCCGACGTGGGGATCGCTGTGGATGCACACGACCACACCTTGGAACAGGTGTTGAGTCCGGTTCCATGCCGTGGCCAGAACCCAATTGCCGTCGGCGGAGACGCAGCCCATGAGTCCGTTCCCTGGCACCACCGCGCTGATGGGTCGAGGATTGACATCGTTGGTGTGGATCAAAGGCGGAACATAAACCTGACCGCCGCGGTAGAGCGCTGCGACCGTTTGCGGGAGCCGATCGAGCCAGGCGCGTCCGCGTTGATCATAGATGAAGCAACGCGCGGTGTAATTGGACTGGGCCAGCCCGGTGAATCGATCGACGCGAATGCACGGTTCACACCATTCGAGATCCACCGCCTGGCTCCCGCGATTGCGCAAGACGATGTCGAACTTCACCTCTCCCACTCCGGCCTCGATCGATTCCTCCACCCAAACGTCAGGTTCGACTCGGGTTCGCAAGCGGATCTTCTGGCCATCCTTGCTCCGGCTCAGCAGCTCCGTTCGATGGGGAATGGTGGTGTCCTGCCAGCGGCGGTGGGTGGAGCCTTTGCGGCAAAAGGCTTCCCACCAGAGGATTCGCACGGGGCCACCCGGGAGCCTGGGCGCCGAGACTTGGAGATAGTTCTTGTCCCAGTCGAGCGTGATGGAGCCGATGGCGCCGCGAGTTGAAGCGGCCGAAGCATTCCCAAGTCCGCAACCTGCCACCCCCAGGGCGAGAAGCCAAAGTTTCACGATTGTCGCGCGCATGGTTATTCTTTGATTTTTCCGGGCCGGACAGGCTTGGCCGGCGCGGGTCCGCATTGGGCTTCATGCCGCAAGGCGTGATCCACCAAGACCAAGGCCGCCATCGCTTCCACCATGGGCACGGCACGAGGGAGCACGCAGGGATCATGCCGGCCTTTGCCTTTCAGGCTCGCGTTGCGGCCCTGGACATCGACCGTCCACTGTTCGTGCATGACGGTGGCCACGGGTTTGAAGGCGACGCGGAAATAGATCGTGGCCCCGTTGCTGATCCCGCCCTGGATGCCGCCGGAACGGTTGGAGAGGGTGATCACTTTGCCGCCACGGTTGCGGAACAAGTCGTTGTGCTTCAGGCCGGTTAACGCCAGTCCGTTGAAGCCGGAACCCACATCAAATCCTTTCGAAGCCGGCAAACTCAACATCGCCTTCGCCAGGTCCGCTTCCAGCCTGTCGAAGACGGGTTCGCCCCATCCGGGAGGCACGCCTCGGATGGCGCAGCCGACGATCCCCCCCACCGTGTCGCCTGCGGATCGCACTCGCTCGATCAGGCGGATCATGCGGGGAGCCACGCGAGAGTCGGGACAGCGGACGATATTGGATTCCACGTCCATCGCCTGCACGGTTTCCGGATCGATGCGGGCCGAAATGGACTGGACTTGGGAGACGTAACCCACGATTTGGACGCCGTATCGTTCACGCAGGATTTTCCGGGCGACGGCCCCGCCGGCCACGCGTCCGATGGTTTCGCGCGCGCTGGTGCGACCGCCTCCCTGCCAGTTACGGATCCCGTATTTGGCTTGGTAAGTGTAGTCCGCGTGGGAAGGCCGGAATTTCACGGCCATTTCATCGTAGGCGGAGGATCGGGCGTCCTTGTTTTTCACCAGCATGGAAATGGGCGTGCCCAGGGTTTTTCCTTCGAACACCCCTGAGAGGATCTCGACTTGGTCGGCCTCGTTCCGCGGCGTGACGATGCGGGATTGGCCGGGACGCCGGCGATCCAGGTCCGGTTGGATGTCGGCTTCGCTCAACGACAGCCGGGGAGGGCATCCATCCACGACCACACCGACGCCGCCGCCGTGGGATTCACCCCAGGTGGTGATGCGGAAGAGATGTCCAAAGGTGTTGCCCATGGGCGGATCATGGTGGAAAACACGGGGCGAGGTCAAACGAGTGCGAGGCCTACTTTTCGGGAGGGAGGGAATCGGAGCGGGTTTGGACGGCGGGGCGCGGGTTGCGCATCGAGGGTTCACGTGTAGATTCCGAAGTTGCCACCCTCCCGCGCATCCTCTATACACCCCCCTCAGCACTGCATGTTTTCAAGGACTGCCAAGGCGCGGGGGATGGCTCTGACCCTGAAGTGGGACTTCCCTGAGTCGCTCGATTTCACAAAAGGGGTTGGTTTGAGGGCCGTGGGCCTGGCGGGGCTATTCCTGGCCTTCTTGCTTTCCGTGGTTCCGGCGAGAGCCGCCCTGCAGTTCGATGTTTTTGCGGGCTTCGATGAGACCATTCGTGAAGGGAATTGGTTCCCGGTTACTTTTGAAGTCTTCAATGATGGACCGTCGTTCAATGGGGTCATCGAACTTTCGACCGCGCAAGCCGGCTCGGGACAAATGCGCCGGGTGGCGGTGGAATTGCCGACCCATACCCGCAAGCGTATCGTGCTCCCGGTTTTTGCACAGACACGGTTTGCGACGTGGGACGCCAAGCTGCTGGACGAAAAGGGCAATCTGCGCGCCGACAAGCAGAACATCCGCTTTTCGAGCACGGTTGCGGCTTCGGCTTTTCTGCTTGCCTCCATTCCCAAGTCGCAGGCGGGGCGCCCGGAATTTCCCCGCACTTCCGCCAACGCGAATGATCGCGCGCCGAAGGTGGTCCGCCTCACGAGCGAGTTGTTGCCGGACAACCCCATTGCGATGGAAGGCATGCAGGCCCTCTACCTGTCGAGTGAGCGGGCGGTGGAGCTGAAGGGACCGCAAATCACGGCGCTCATCACGTGGGTTTACCAAGGAGGACATCTCCTGGTCGGGGTCGAGCAAGCGGCGGATCTGGCGGGCGCGCCCTGGCTGCGCCGGTTATCTCCGATCGAGCTCACGGGCTCCGCCCAATTGAAGCTCAACGGCGCTTTCAATCAATGGATCCGCTCCTCATCCTCTGATCCTGAACCGCGGATCCGCCGTTCGGGTGGTCGCCGCAATGCGCTGGGGCCTGAGGGTGATTCCGCCTTTTCGGGCCCTGCTCCCAGTGCTGACGATGGGGCGTTCGACCTAGCGGAGATGGTTTTTGCAACCGGGAAGCTCGCGGCCGGCGCGGAAAGCCTGCTGGCGGTGGGAAGTGTTCCCGCGGTGGCGAGCATGACCCGCGGACGCGGATCGGTGACCCTTTTGACGTTCAGTCCGGACCGCGAGCCCTTTCGGTCCTGGTCCAATCGCGCCTGGTTTTGGAGCCGGCTCGCCGGGTTGCCGAATGCTTTGTTTGCCCCCAACGCCGAGCATGTTTTCGCGAGCCTGGGTTCGGACGGCATCTTCGGCGCCATGCTCGACAGCCGTCAGGTGCGCAAGCTGCCTGTGGAGTGGCTGCTTTTGCTGCTCGTGGTGTATCTGGTGGTGATCGGACCGTTGGATCAGTATTGGTTGAAAAAGATCAACAAGCAGATGTGGACGTGGGTGACCTTTCCCGCCTACGTCGCGTTCTTTTCCGTTCTGATTTATTTCATTGCCGCCAAGCTGCGTGCGGGCGACATGGAGTTCAACGAGCTTCACGTGGTGGATGCGGTGCCGCACGGTGAGAAGTCGGACCTGCGCGGGCGTTCCTTTGCGTCGCTTTATTCCCCGGTGAACGCGCAGTATCCGGTCTCGGCGACCAACCACGGATTCGCCTCGGTGCGGGGAGAGTTTCATGGCGGGTGGGGTGGTGGCGCGGATAGTTCGCGTTTGACCCTGGATCAGAAGGGCAACGGCAGCATGGCGGAGCTCTTCGTGCCGGTTTGGACCAGCCAACTCTTTGTGCATGAGTGGCTGCTTCAGGGCGAATCCGCGGTCACGATCCATTTTGCCGGGACAGTGAATTCGAAGGTCGCGACCCTCCGCAATCACCTGAACCGGGATCTTGCGCATGTGCATGTTGCCTATCGCGGCCGCCTCTATACGGTGGGCGCGGTGCCGGCCGGTCAGTCGGTGACTACGACGCTGGGTGCCCAGTCAGGTCAGTCGCTGGTGGATTTCGTGTCGCAGAATGGCGGCGTTTTTCCAGGCGTGGTGCAAGGGCGGCGGCAGGCGTTCGGACGCGAGTCGGCCCGTCTCGACAGCAATCCCCAGCCTGTGATTGCCGCTTCTTTTGGCCGGTCGCTCGAGTCTGGCGCTGGAGGCCAGCAATTCGGAGGAACCGGGGGATTTGTTTTCCCGGAAGGATTTGAACTTACGGATGACGTTGCCCGGGGGGACGCCGTGGTCTTCGCCTGGGTGCCCGATTACTCTCCGGTGGAGAAGATCCACCGCTTTGAACCGAAGCGTTCCCAACGAAACACGATGTTCCGCATGATCATTTCCACGGGCGAGCCCTGAACCGACTATGCCGAATTTGAAAGACATTCCCCTGGACAAACCCGCCGTGCAAACGTTCGGCTTGAGCCGGACGTATGGGGCGATGACCGCGTTGAGCGCCCTGGATCTCACGGTGAATCGAGGCGATTTGTTTGGATTCATCGGGTCCAACGGCGCGGGCAAGACCACCACGCTTCGCATCCTCGCCACTTTTCTGGCTCCCTCCAGCGGACGCGCCGAGGTGTTCGGCCACGACGTGGTGCGGGACGCGGACTCGGTGCGGCACG
The Verrucomicrobiota bacterium genome window above contains:
- the ggt gene encoding gamma-glutamyltransferase → MTSTRTLLGLGCFVVAIHLQASSKPQPFLHGAVVSQDRIASQVGAEILKSGGNAIDAAVATAFALAVTHPAAGNIGGGGFLLYRPASGSPVAYDFREMAPASSHEGMFLVNGRYDEKIHHRGHASAGVPGTVSGLHLAWEDHGRLPWKHLLIPAARLAREGFTVSPWLAGSLRSVLTNMAPYPASVAQFSRRGQPFQPGETLKQPDLARTLDRIARQGPPGFYQGKTADLIVSEMRRHGGLITHQDLAHYRAIRRDPIRIEYRDFEIYSMPPPSSAGVTLALALNILEGYNLKGAGRGSAQTLHWTAEALRRAFAERAQHLGDPESNPGMPLDRLLSKAYAATLRSTIRDEVAAISDPARKEWTGESLDTTHVSVLDRDRNAVALTYTIEQSYGSMIVVPGAGFLLNNEMGDFNPGPGLTRSQGSIGTRPNLAAPGKRMLSSMSPTLVVQNRKTVLATGSPGGRTIISTVLGTLIHIIDFGLNAQEAVDAARFHHQWLPDKFYLERDGFSPDTLALLKSRGHRLEFVGSQGAAQVIAVSTNNVLECAADRRAPDSAAAGY
- a CDS encoding twin-arginine translocation signal domain-containing protein yields the protein MFLAPCAVNLSRAMYRDIEFLSLRRCREGFPLGTGCLSMRLGNPRSRRVERCTRRAAEAPQNLALPGTVLAFEPDPCPRWAMQPRQRADPSGVIGVSSSPIGVGTRDRTSPNPPNRAVHDASPSRKFRPRLTSPTTGQARNKIVPPSHQTNLLERARRSHFAPERGGVASADHRQPADAPPRSRPCIPMLPVMQGGRVRPGAPPEHDVLHPVGGGLGQARPTNNIGIHGGAAESPPCPFHFPTRPLRCLLRFMIHTSPQSRRKFLQTAALTALAAGCRTKPTPASRVIHPSDPLVIIDTHTHFYDPSRSEGVPWPSKLDPFLYRTVLPRHYKALPLPQPVAGTVVVEASPWIEDNQWILDLAAEDPFIVGLVGNLPVGDPTFPAHLKRFSRNPLFRGIRIGTDRLKKSLSDPSSAAHFRQLASRNLSLDLLIGPGDLPFVAQLASRHPRLRIIVDHVSNVPITSEPPPAGWVDGISRASEHENVFCKASGLVEGTGRSNGQAPSDAQFYDRVLSHVWNSFGSDRLIYGSNWPVSERFAPCSTVQSVIHTWFQGKGTAALAKVFAGNASVAYLWKSRG
- a CDS encoding GYD domain-containing protein, whose amino-acid sequence is MTPLGSARCLGCMAQRGQGSGSNAKTVPGKAKFCGASAARRVHRSTRRERGFPRRMLRHPVPSGNPSRQRLKERNSMSRYIALLKFTAQGAKNMKKSTSRAHAFDKLAARSGVKVEGQYWTMGRYDGVLILKADHEQKILRLLAGLAELGYVRTETMRAFIDKEFESLVV
- the aroC gene encoding chorismate synthase, producing the protein MGNTFGHLFRITTWGESHGGGVGVVVDGCPPRLSLSEADIQPDLDRRRPGQSRIVTPRNEADQVEILSGVFEGKTLGTPISMLVKNKDARSSAYDEMAVKFRPSHADYTYQAKYGIRNWQGGGRTSARETIGRVAGGAVARKILRERYGVQIVGYVSQVQSISARIDPETVQAMDVESNIVRCPDSRVAPRMIRLIERVRSAGDTVGGIVGCAIRGVPPGWGEPVFDRLEADLAKAMLSLPASKGFDVGSGFNGLALTGLKHNDLFRNRGGKVITLSNRSGGIQGGISNGATIYFRVAFKPVATVMHEQWTVDVQGRNASLKGKGRHDPCVLPRAVPMVEAMAALVLVDHALRHEAQCGPAPAKPVRPGKIKE